The Plasmodium yoelii strain 17X genome assembly, chromosome: 14 DNA segment TAAATAAAAGGAATGTAATTATACCTTATAATGTAGCTGCATTTGTAAGTAaagtatttaaatttaaaccAAAGCTTATTGAACCAGAATTATTTTGTGAAGAAGAAAATAGATCCAATATTTCGTTGGAAGACATATAtcaaaaaacatataaaattgaAAGAGATTACAATGAAAATCAAAGTAAAACTAAAGGtgaatcaaatatatttaataataacaatttgATCAATGATAATGATACGTTCTCTATTCCCGTCGatgaaataaacaaatataccGAATCAAAcgaatcaaaaaaaaaacgaaataaCTATTACACAGTTGTTTCCGTAATAGGACATATAAATCATGGAAAAACAACACTTTTAGATAAAGTTACCAACAATAATTTAGCAAATTATGAAGCTGGTTGTATTACACAAAATATTAAACCCATACACTTTGAATTGGAACCTTACAAATTCACATTTTTAGATACACCAGGTCATAAAgtttttcaaattttaagAGGACGCGCTGCTTTTCTTTCcgatatattaataatattgattTCGTTAGAAGTTGGGGCAGAAATTCAAACTGAAGAAGCAATTAAATATGCAGATAAATTTAGCATACCTGTTATTTTTGCTTTGAACAAAGCTGATatttataaagaaaatgaatcagTAGTAAAAGCCGAGTTAAAAAATCAatgtaataaaatgtttGATGAAGGAACTTTAAAACACAATTATTCAAACGAAATAGATAATTCTATAACCATATCATCTTTAACTGGATATAATTTACCCCGATTAATAaatagaatatattttataaaacaaaatattaatttgcCATACCACAGTGCCAATGTTTTTTACAATAATCAAAATggaatcaaaaaaaatgcacAATTAAGAGATATAACTAGTgctaataataatgaaactGATAGTTTTTACAACATACATGATGAAACTAAAGGAAAACAAAAAAGAGAATATTGCTTGAGCttgctaaaaaaatatattcgaaAATCCGATTGCTTATTAGCTTTAGACAAAACTCCATTTGGTATGGGAGTTGTTGTAGATATAACTAAAGACTCAAGTAAAGGGACTATACTTCATGTCATTGTAAGAAATGGATTTTTTATTGAAGGaagttattttatatgtgGTTCAGCTTACGGAAAAATtctaaaaatgtataaatttaatagtAATTTTAAAGAATATTGTACATATGCAACAGTTGGTATGGCTATCCAAATATCAggaatcaaaaaaaaacatggtAGTGCAACAACAGATGATTTAATATTTACCTTACCACAAAATGACGCATTTCGTTTATGCCAATACAGACTGATGGTTGAAAAATTATCTACTTTACAAGTTAGTGGAGATGAAATTGAAGTTTCATGGGAAAAtgatatgaaaaaaaatgaattttatgcAGAAGATATTTATGAAAACAGACTTGAAATGtcagaaaaaagaaaagctATTGAAGAATTTGGAATAGAAAGtgaaaacaatatttttaatcaAGTAACAATGAAAGATTTTCATAAAAGTAATACACAAattgaaaaagaagaaaataattttgtagaAATACATTTAGAAgaggaaaataaatatgaacaaatcaaaaatgataaaaacaaTTACATTAAAAACGTACTTTTACAAAATGATGATGATCAAAGCATTTTGATACctgaacaaaaaaaagttatattttttgataatcaagcaaataatgataatttattaaatggCTTAGCTGATTCCAAAAAAGTTACAGATCATAAAGAGAACCAATTACTCCATTCAAATTATCCTCACTCTGACCAAATtaatcaaatatataatggatttaataaaaattctaattcaaatatacaaaattgtCCACAAATGGACATTTGTATCGAAGATGGTCCAAGTTCTAtgataaatcaaaaaatgaatggaataaataataatacacaaAATAATAGTGACTCCAAGGAAAACGTGTTCCTCAATGATACTATGCAGGAAAAGAATGAGCCAAtgaaaaatagtaaaaatattaaagaaaataataatatacaacATAACAAAATGGAAAACATGCTTGAAAACGATGCTATAGATGGAGAAAAAGAATTCACTAAAATAGgtagaaaaaacaaatattataaaaacaaaaatactataaataatatatctttcaataaagaaaaattggAAAACATAACCAAAGAAGAATATAACGAAGGATCgaacaaattaaataaaccTTGGTATTATGAAGAAAGTGAAGATACATGGTCTAAAAAAGTTCTAAAACGAAATGAAGAACTTATGGAAATTTGGAGAAACAAAACCAGACAAAGAGAACTAGAAAAGGAAAGACAACAGTTTTATGAAAAACAAATGATAttgaaaaatgaaattacAAAAAGAAATGTTTTAGGTGAAAAACAATTAACTGAAGAAGAAATTAACAATTATCTTTATAATGACCACAATAAAGAAGTTGATTCAAATTCATCAAAACAAGAAGAAATCAAGCTACCCCCAAAAAATATTCCTGTTATACCTATTATTATAAGAACTAACTATGTTGGAAtgtttgatatttttttagatgAATTTGAAAACATtcaaaacaaatataatgtaaaaatatcGGTTGTTCATGGAGGAATAGGGCCTGTTACCCCAAATGATGTTGTACATGCTGAAGTAGAAACTAATTATGGGTATTGTTGTATTTACGCATTTCATGTTAAAGTATTACCTGATTCAGTAAAGCAAGCTGTCCTTTCCAATATTGTAATAAAACAGTTTGATGTATTTACTGATGTCATCGATGATATAGttaaaagaattaaaaatataaaagcttTAAT contains these protein-coding regions:
- a CDS encoding translation initiation factor IF-2, giving the protein MFFLNRQLFYKGKYIPVGRRVFREKLVTGRKQKSPIILLPPYISIHELRLMLNINYEICFKVANVYKCGNKYRWKDSNDRVFQTVNKRNVIIPYNVAAFVSKVFKFKPKLIEPELFCEEENRSNISLEDIYQKTYKIERDYNENQSKTKGESNIFNNNNLINDNDTFSIPVDEINKYTESNESKKKRNNYYTVVSVIGHINHGKTTLLDKVTNNNLANYEAGCITQNIKPIHFELEPYKFTFLDTPGHKVFQILRGRAAFLSDILIILISLEVGAEIQTEEAIKYADKFSIPVIFALNKADIYKENESVVKAELKNQCNKMFDEGTLKHNYSNEIDNSITISSLTGYNLPRLINRIYFIKQNINLPYHSANVFYNNQNGIKKNAQLRDITSANNNETDSFYNIHDETKGKQKREYCLSLLKKYIRKSDCLLALDKTPFGMGVVVDITKDSSKGTILHVIVRNGFFIEGSYFICGSAYGKILKMYKFNSNFKEYCTYATVGMAIQISGIKKKHGSATTDDLIFTLPQNDAFRLCQYRLMVEKLSTLQVSGDEIEVSWENDMKKNEFYAEDIYENRLEMSEKRKAIEEFGIESENNIFNQVTMKDFHKSNTQIEKEENNFVEIHLEEENKYEQIKNDKNNYIKNVLLQNDDDQSILIPEQKKVIFFDNQANNDNLLNGLADSKKVTDHKENQLLHSNYPHSDQINQIYNGFNKNSNSNIQNCPQMDICIEDGPSSMINQKMNGINNNTQNNSDSKENVFLNDTMQEKNEPMKNSKNIKENNNIQHNKMENMLENDAIDGEKEFTKIGRKNKYYKNKNTINNISFNKEKLENITKEEYNEGSNKLNKPWYYEESEDTWSKKVLKRNEELMEIWRNKTRQRELEKERQQFYEKQMILKNEITKRNVLGEKQLTEEEINNYLYNDHNKEVDSNSSKQEEIKLPPKNIPVIPIIIRTNYVGMFDIFLDEFENIQNKYNVKISVVHGGIGPVTPNDVVHAEVETNYGYCCIYAFHVKVLPDSVKQAVLSNIVIKQFDVFTDVIDDIVKRIKNIKALMAHNMYVRSLKNERTQEGL